AATAGGCTGGTCTTTGCCTGACTTTGTGTGGGCTATACTGGTACTATTAATCTTTTATATTGGTTTGGGATGGTTCCCTCCAGGAAATTTAAGTTTGTGGGCTGATGAGGTAGTTAAAAGTGCTTCTTTTAATAATTATACTAATTTGTTAACTATAGATGCTTTACTTAACGGTAGGCTTGACGTCTTCTGGGATGCCTTAAGACATATATTGGGTCCTATAATAGCCATATCATGGTTGTGGTGGGCGAATTTGTTAAGAATTACAAGATCTTCTATGCTTGAGGTTTTAAGAAAAGATTATGTCAGAACAGCTCGTTCAAAAGGTTTACCAGAAAGTGTTGTTATTAATAAACACGCAAGAAGAAATGCCCTGATACCTGTTGTTACAACAGCCGGACAGATGGTAATAGGTTTACTAACCGGAGTTGTTATAGTTGAAATGGTTTTTGTTAGAACAGGGTTAGGATCTTTCGCAGCAACTGCTGCACAGCAGCTGGACTATGCATCTATAATGGGCGTTTTGTTGTTCACCTCTTTTATGCTTATTTTAGGAAACCTTATAATCGATGTATCATACGCATTTATCGATCCAAGAATTAGGTTAGGGTGAGGTGAGATTGTGAGTGAAGAATTCAAAAGAACTCTAAAAAGGTTTTTTACCAACCCATCAGCTTTAATTGGTGTTTCAATTTTAATATTTTTTATTATAATCGCGATTTTTGCTCCATTGATAGCTCCTCCAAAGTTGCCTGAAGAGAGGAATTTACGGAGAGCTAAAAATTTAATAGATGAAAACCCGTTTGAAAATGAAGAAGCTATAATTGAACAGTTTCAAAATTATATGGAAGACACCTACTTTTTTGCAGAAGCTGATTACCAAGATATGACGAGTTTAATGGAAAGTGTTGAAAAGTTTGAAAATGGCGAAATTATTAAAGAAGAATTAAAAGCTCAAATCAAAGAATTGGTTGATTTTTATATTTTGAATATGTCATATTACGATGATTTCGACGAGGACACAAATGGAGTTATTAGGAGATTAAAAAGAGAATATAAGGTTGTAGTAGAAAGATATGAAAGATCTTTGGAATATTCAGAAATGGTATCTAACCTTAAAAATTTACAAGGAGACGATTTCAGAAAAGAAGCCTTAAAAGTTTATGATAGGTTGAATGATGATTTCTTAAGTCATATAGATTTTGATCCTTATTTGATACCTAATGTCACCTCTTCGTTACAACCGATTCCTCCTTCTCCTGGACATCCTTTTGGGGTAGTTAACCAAAAAGATATTTTTTATGGAGTTGTTTGGGGAACTAGAACTGCTTTTCAAATAGGTCTTGTTGTAGTTCTAATTTCTACTGCAGTTGGGTTATTTATTGGTTCCATCGCTGCTTATTTCGGAGGATGGTTAGAAGAATTATTGATGAGAATTACAGATATTTTTATGTCCATCCCATTTATGTTAGCAGCCATGGTTTTAACTACTATACTTGGACTTGGTGTGAGAAACATGATGATAGCCTTGATAATATTTGGTTGGATGGTCACTGCTAGATTGATTAGAGGCAATATCCTCCAAGCAAAAAATGAACAGTATGTCATGGCAGCAAAAGCACTTGGCGTAAGAGACGCTGCTATCATAGTTAAACATATATTACCTAATACGATTTTTCCTGTTTTGATCAATGCAACGATGAGAATAGGTTCTATGGTTATTACAGCAGCTGCTTTAAGCTTTTTGGGTTTAGGAGCGCCTCAAGGATACGCGGATTGGGGTTCTATACTTTCTTATTCTAGAGATTGGCTTATAGGAGGTACTAATCCTGGGCAATATTGGTTCACGATTCTTTATCCTGGGGTTGCAATGATTCTTTTTGTAATGGGATGGAACCTTTTAGGAGACGCATTAAGAGATATTTTTGATCCTAGAATGAGACGTTAAAAAGAGAGGAGGAATATTTTTGAAAGACAATAATAATGAACCTATACTCAGTGTAAAAAATCTGCATGTTCATTTCAAAACTGAGGATGGGGTAATAAAAGCTGTTAATGGTGCAACGTTTGACCTTTATCCTGGAGAAAATTTAGCTATAGTTGGTGAGTCTGGTTCTGGTAAAACAGTTACCGCTTTAAGTACAATTAGGTTATTAGAAGAAAATGGCTGGATTGCTGAAGGTT
The window above is part of the Petrotoga sp. 9PW.55.5.1 genome. Proteins encoded here:
- a CDS encoding ABC transporter permease, producing MTTYIVRRLLLLPLIMLGVTLIVFSMSQLLGPLKLLSTYVDPNSYAKMSDQDKIALMEQYGLTDPWPIRYGKWIGNLFKGDLGWSVIGKEPVLDALLHRFPYTVELALYSLFPIIGVGIWLGVTAAVHHNSFIDQAIRIFALIGWSLPDFVWAILVLLIFYIGLGWFPPGNLSLWADEVVKSASFNNYTNLLTIDALLNGRLDVFWDALRHILGPIIAISWLWWANLLRITRSSMLEVLRKDYVRTARSKGLPESVVINKHARRNALIPVVTTAGQMVIGLLTGVVIVEMVFVRTGLGSFAATAAQQLDYASIMGVLLFTSFMLILGNLIIDVSYAFIDPRIRLG